Proteins encoded in a region of the Mycolicibacterium duvalii genome:
- a CDS encoding MlaE family ABC transporter permease has translation MRRAYRRTTAPVIRLGHMLVFFVRALAGIPVAFRHYRSEFVRLLSDIAWGNGSLVVGGGTAGVAVVLGITVGALVGIEGYNFLDLLGLGPATGIISSLVNTRELAPIAASLAFATQAGCRFTAQLGSMRIAEEIDALESLGIRPIPYLVTTRLMASVVAVIPLYVVCLAVSYLTTQVVVQVISGGSTGSYLHYFTLMLSGQDIVYSVLKTIVFVWIASTVQCYYGYYASGGPVGVGVAAGHAMRASITVVIMVNMLLTMALWSVDAGARFGG, from the coding sequence ATGCGGCGTGCCTACCGGCGCACCACCGCGCCGGTCATCCGGCTCGGCCACATGCTGGTGTTCTTCGTCCGCGCGCTGGCCGGGATACCCGTGGCGTTCCGGCACTACCGCAGCGAGTTCGTCCGGCTGCTGTCCGACATCGCCTGGGGCAACGGCTCGTTGGTCGTCGGCGGCGGCACAGCCGGCGTCGCCGTCGTGCTGGGCATCACCGTCGGCGCGCTGGTCGGGATCGAGGGCTACAACTTCCTGGACCTGCTGGGGCTGGGACCGGCGACCGGCATCATCTCGTCGCTGGTCAACACCCGAGAGCTGGCTCCGATCGCGGCGTCGCTGGCCTTCGCCACCCAGGCCGGCTGCCGATTCACCGCGCAGTTGGGGTCGATGCGCATCGCCGAGGAGATCGACGCGCTGGAATCCCTTGGCATCCGGCCCATCCCGTACCTGGTGACGACGCGGTTGATGGCTTCGGTGGTGGCGGTCATCCCGCTCTACGTCGTCTGCCTGGCGGTCAGCTATCTGACCACGCAGGTCGTCGTGCAGGTGATCAGCGGCGGCTCCACGGGGTCCTACCTGCACTACTTCACACTGATGCTGTCCGGTCAGGACATCGTGTACTCGGTACTCAAGACGATCGTCTTCGTCTGGATCGCCTCGACGGTGCAGTGCTACTACGGCTACTACGCCAGCGGCGGTCCGGTCGGGGTCGGTGTCGCCGCCGGCCATGCCATGCGCGCCAGCATCACCGTCGTGATCATGGTCAACATGCTGCTCACGATGGCGTTGTGGTCGGTGGACGCCGGGGCGAGGTTCGGGGGCTGA
- a CDS encoding MlaE family ABC transporter permease: protein MTTGDQPVRRDDSVHVMADWAGGYVRRHPLASLSTVGEQFVLGVRTLQYFFLDLFTGRFQWQEFIRQGAFMAGTAVLPTVLVALPIGVTLSIQFALLAGQVGATSLAGAASGLAVIRQAASLVAAILMAAAVGSAITADLGSRTMREETDAMEVMGVSVVRRLVVPRFAAAIMIGVALTGVVCFVGFLASYLFNVYFQNGAPGSFVATFASFTTTGDMIVALIKAVIFGAIVAVVACQKGLSTQGGPTGVANSVNAAVVESILVLMVVNVAVSQLYIMMFPRVGL from the coding sequence ATGACGACCGGGGATCAGCCGGTCCGCCGCGATGATTCCGTGCACGTCATGGCCGACTGGGCCGGCGGGTACGTGCGGCGCCACCCGCTGGCGTCGCTGAGCACGGTCGGCGAACAGTTCGTCCTCGGTGTCCGGACGCTGCAGTACTTCTTCCTCGATCTGTTCACCGGGCGCTTCCAATGGCAGGAGTTCATCCGGCAGGGCGCGTTCATGGCCGGCACCGCCGTGCTGCCAACAGTGTTGGTGGCGTTGCCGATCGGGGTGACCTTGTCGATCCAGTTCGCGCTGCTGGCCGGGCAGGTGGGCGCGACCTCGCTGGCCGGCGCGGCCAGCGGGCTGGCGGTAATCCGGCAGGCCGCGTCGCTGGTGGCCGCGATCCTGATGGCCGCCGCGGTCGGATCGGCGATCACCGCCGACCTCGGCTCCCGCACGATGCGCGAGGAGACCGACGCCATGGAGGTGATGGGCGTCTCCGTGGTCCGGCGCCTGGTGGTCCCGCGGTTCGCCGCCGCGATCATGATCGGTGTCGCGCTCACCGGCGTGGTGTGCTTCGTGGGCTTTCTGGCCAGTTACCTGTTCAACGTGTACTTCCAGAACGGCGCGCCGGGCAGCTTCGTGGCCACCTTCGCATCGTTCACCACCACCGGCGACATGATCGTCGCCTTGATCAAGGCGGTGATCTTCGGCGCGATCGTCGCGGTGGTCGCCTGCCAGAAAGGGCTGTCCACCCAGGGTGGTCCCACCGGTGTCGCGAACTCGGTCAACGCCGCCGTCGTCGAATCCATCCTGGTGCTGATGGTCGTCAACGTGGCGGTCAGCCAGCTCTACATCATGATGTTCCCCCGGGTCGGGCTGTAG